A portion of the Cydia fagiglandana chromosome 7, ilCydFagi1.1, whole genome shotgun sequence genome contains these proteins:
- the LOC134665766 gene encoding uncharacterized protein LOC134665766 isoform X2, whose product MGSGQSVRASHFSRPPAPPTDEQDPHISISNKMVERLVEDATLAGGATVAPPVARKPPRQDLKEKILTEMMKCLDETHSERSKITVDDINSLVRRIEMRSSNMPSMEPVCPDYQQRIIDCYNEGEAGGDVVQCWNTIGEFSQCVAAAGAARLQAQSQLAATAPRRHNLLSVRGLSP is encoded by the exons ATGGGTAGCGGGCAGTCCGTCCGCGCCTCGCACTTCTCCCGACCGCCGGCGCCACCAACGGACGAACAGGACCCCCACATCAGCATCTCCAACAAAATG GTAGAACGGCTTGTTGAAGACGCTACCCTCGCTGGTGGAGCGACGGTAGCGCCGCCAGTGGCGCGCAAGCCACCACGGCAGGATCTCAAGGAGAAGATACTCACAGAAATGATGAAGTGTCTGGATGAGACGCACTCGGAGAGGAGCAA AATAACAGTAGATGACATCAACTCACTGGTGCGCCGCATAGAGATGCGGTCCTCTAACATGCCGAGTATGGAGCCCGTGTGTCCCGATTACCAGCAGCGCATAATCGACTGCTACAATGAGGGGGAGGCAGGAGGGGATGTGGTGCAATGTTGGAATACCATCg GTGAGTTTTCCCAGTGTGtagcggcggcgggcgcggcccGGTTACAAGCGCAGTCCCAGCTCGCAGCAACAGCGCCACGGCGACACAATCTGCTTTCCGTGCGCGGCTTGTCGCCATAA
- the LOC134665766 gene encoding uncharacterized protein LOC134665766 isoform X1 yields MGSGQSVRASHFSRPPAPPTDEQDPHISISNKMVERLVEDATLTGGAAVAPPVARKPPRQDLKEKILTEKMKCLDETHSERSKITVDDINSLVRRIEMRSSNMPSMEPVCPDYQQRIIDCYNEGEAGGDVVQCWNTIGEFSQCVAAAGAARLQAQSQLAATAPRRHNLLSVRGLSP; encoded by the exons ATGGGTAGCGGGCAGTCCGTCCGCGCCTCGCACTTCTCCCGACCGCCGGCGCCACCAACGGACGAACAGGACCCCCACATCAGCATCTCCAACAAAATG GTAGAACGGCTTGTTGAAGATGCTACTCTCACTGGTGGAGCGGCGGTAGCGCCGCCAGTGGCGCGCAAGCCACCACGGCAGGATCTTAAGGAGAAGATACTCACAGAAAAGATGAAGTGTCTGGATGAGACGCACTCGGAGAGGAGCAA AATAACAGTAGATGACATCAACTCACTGGTGCGCCGCATAGAGATGCGGTCCTCTAACATGCCGAGTATGGAGCCCGTGTGTCCCGATTACCAGCAGCGCATAATCGACTGCTACAATGAGGGGGAGGCAGGAGGGGATGTGGTGCAATGTTGGAATACCATCg GTGAGTTTTCCCAGTGTGtagcggcggcgggcgcggcccGGTTACAAGCGCAGTCCCAGCTCGCAGCAACAGCGCCACGGCGACACAATCTGCTTTCCGTGCGCGGCTTGTCGCCATAA
- the LOC134666295 gene encoding uncharacterized protein LOC134666295, whose product MEAVLPPPLPFSFTNNLENVTSGNLSKEWEKWRKSFQVYYEACELSKKSAQVQMSILLHVIGEQCREVHAQFEGTFASVKDLLDKFESFFSPKKNITIERHRFFTRCQKQSESIEQYAFELKKLASACEFKELIDDLIRDRLICGIQENALRERLLREPDLTLKKSLEICNIAQISKVQAGSIKKESSEHEAYTYNITASNSQDQFMLEEGGIPYGQVNWISRRGGYRARGAPRGRGRGWSQPAPRPAPPRRSAAPAQTAVSSRGMRQQHQQTGPYGGNKTGVQCLKCGFAHGIYIKCPALGKMCLSCNNYDHFSRMCTVYNVEAVESSVEPIDQVIYCLSNSSSDWSIDLTFGAEVTINFKQDTGADANILPIRYLSQVG is encoded by the coding sequence ATGGAAGCTGTGTTACCGCCGCCATTACCGTTTAGTTTTACAAATAATTTGGAAAATGTTACATCAGGGAACCTCTCCAAAGAATGGGAGAAATGGAGAAAATCATTCCAAGTTTATTATGAGGCGTGTGAATTATCTAAAAAAAGTGCTCAGGTGCAGATGAGCATATTGCTGCATGTGATTGGTGAGCAGTGTCGCGAGGTACATGCTCAATTTGAAGGTACATTTGCCAGTGTAAAGGATTTATTGGATAAATTCGAATCTTTTTTCTCaccgaaaaaaaatattaccatCGAAAGGCACAGATTCTTTACTCGGTGTCAAAAACAAAGTGAATCAATTGAGCAGTACGCATTCGAGTTGAAAAAGCTAGCAAGTGCTTGTGAGTTTAAGGAGCTAATAGATGATTTGATAAGGGATCGCCTCATATGTGGAATACAGGAGAACGCGCTGAGGGAGCGTTTGTTGCGAGAACCGGACTTAACTCTAAAAAAGTCCCtggaaatatgtaatattgcGCAAATATCGAAAGTGCAGGCGGGGTCAATCAAGAAAGAGTCCAGTGAACATGAAGCTTATACTTATAACATTACAGCAAGTAATAGTCAAGACCAGTTTATGCTAGAGGAAGGCGGTATCCCGTATGGTCAGGTGAATTGGATATCAAGACGTGGAGGGTACCGAGCGCGAGGCGCGCCGAGGGGCAGAGGTCGCGGTTGGTCGCAGCcggccccgcgccccgcgccgccgcgccgcagtGCCGCTCCTGCGCAAACAGCTGTTTCATCACGAGGGATGAGACAACAACATCAACAAACGGGACCTTATGGTGGAAATAAAACTGGAGTGCAGTGTCTAAAGTGCGGGTTCGCTCACGGAATCTATATAAAGTGTCCGGCTTTAGGAAAAATGTGTTTGAGTTGTAATAACTATGATCATTTCTCACGCATGTGCACAGTGTATAACGTAGAAGCTGTGGAGTCCTCAGTGGAACCTATCGATCAGGTAATCTATTGTCTTAGTAATTCGAGTAGCGATTGGTCTATAGATTTAACCTTCGGAGCAGAGGTtactattaattttaaacaggATACCGGGGCTGATGCGAATATTTTACCAATAAGATATTTGAGCCAGGTTGGTTAA